A portion of the Marinitoga sp. 38H-ov genome contains these proteins:
- a CDS encoding CinA family nicotinamide mononucleotide deamidase-related protein, with amino-acid sequence MRGDIIKVAILSTGDEIIEGNIYNITSKEISNLLYSLGFEITKHINVRDNKEDIISSLDFLTNNNDIIIITGGLGSTEDDITREAISSFLNKKLVFNEIIYNNILNRYKKYNFEKNNIIKKQAHIIEGATILENKVGSAPGMFLNKNNKYYILLPGPPNEALNIIENNISIFKQFKLNKPYIKKIQFYNITESSLMEKLESKLKNIHYSTKIEIPIGPSIIFKDSSDKVNNIIEYINEIFKEYIIPNEPLKYLLNKLSKENLTISTFESCTGGLVSKLITDIPGSSKVYKGSVIAYSNEIKNKLLNVDYHILKRYGAVSRESVNLMAKNGALLFNTDFSIAISGIAGPEGGTKEKPVGTVFFAFFDKNCDKIIIEKKIFSGNRYLIREKAAYYSLIRFLKIFNL; translated from the coding sequence ATTAGAGGTGATATTATTAAAGTAGCTATATTGAGCACCGGAGATGAAATTATAGAAGGTAATATATATAATATTACTTCTAAAGAAATTTCTAATTTATTATATTCTTTAGGATTTGAAATAACTAAACACATTAATGTGAGAGATAATAAAGAAGATATTATCTCTTCTTTAGATTTTTTAACAAATAATAATGATATTATCATCATCACTGGAGGACTCGGTTCAACAGAAGATGATATTACTAGAGAAGCAATTTCATCATTCTTGAATAAAAAATTAGTTTTTAACGAAATTATATATAATAATATATTAAATAGATATAAAAAATACAATTTTGAAAAAAATAATATTATAAAAAAACAAGCTCACATAATTGAAGGAGCTACAATTTTAGAAAATAAAGTTGGAAGTGCTCCAGGGATGTTTTTAAATAAAAATAATAAATATTATATATTATTACCTGGCCCGCCTAATGAAGCGTTAAATATTATAGAAAATAATATTTCTATTTTTAAGCAATTTAAGTTAAACAAACCTTATATAAAAAAAATACAATTCTATAATATAACAGAATCTAGTTTAATGGAGAAATTAGAAAGCAAGTTAAAAAATATACACTATTCTACTAAAATAGAAATTCCTATTGGACCTTCTATTATTTTTAAAGATAGCTCTGATAAAGTTAATAATATAATTGAATATATAAATGAAATATTTAAAGAATATATTATCCCAAATGAACCTTTGAAATATTTATTAAATAAATTATCAAAAGAAAATTTAACTATATCCACATTTGAATCTTGTACAGGGGGACTTGTTAGTAAACTTATTACAGATATACCTGGATCATCAAAAGTATACAAGGGGAGTGTAATTGCATATTCTAATGAAATAAAAAATAAATTATTGAATGTTGATTATCATATATTAAAAAGATATGGTGCTGTTAGTAGAGAATCTGTAAATTTAATGGCTAAAAATGGAGCCTTATTATTTAATACAGATTTTTCTATAGCTATAAGCGGAATCGCCGGTCCTGAGGGAGGTACAAAAGAAAAACCTGTTGGAACAGTATTTTTTGCTTTTTTTGATAAAAATTGTGATAAAATAATAATTGAAAAGAAAATCTTTTCTGGCAATCGATATTTAATAAGAGAAAAAGCAGCATATTATTCTTTGATTCGATTTTTAAAAATTTTTAATTTATAG
- the uvrA gene encoding excinuclease ABC subunit UvrA produces MDYIFVKGAREHNLKNIDVKIPKNKLVVISGLSGSGKSTLAMDTIYAEGQRRYLESVSSYARMFLGELKKPDVEYIEGLSPAIAIEQKSVSHNPRSTVGTVTEIYDYMRVLFARIGKPFCPNCDIPVEKSSVDEIMEKIYTQFEENSRIYIFAPVAKEKKGEFKKEIEQMKKNGYKRVEIDGEIFDLEDITSLKKSYRHTINLLIDRLKLKKENFERLYEAVELSLRESDGFVEIREIDTNEKTIKSIIYSEKLVCPKCGFSFPEITPKLFSFNSPYGACEECHGLGFKYEFEPTYILDPDKNIYEGASKSGKDTYMVKNLEKVILHYNDDPNKKIKDLKPETQNALLYGSKDKITFEYITPNGTYTFKKQFEGLYNMYERRYNTAESDEVKLRYQNEFMTMKTCQSCGGKRLKIEPLSVKINGYNIQEISDMPIEQSKKFFESIQLSDFETQIVGELLNEIKKRLGFLVDVGLGYISLSRTANTLSGGESQRVRLATQIGSGLTGVTYVLDEPTIGLHPRDNDRLIKTLKKLKDLGNTVLIVEHDEEVIKSSDYIVDLGPGAGVNGGNVIYSGWIKNLLKNPKSSLTGQYITGQKKIEIIKYKTQRKEINNSIKLFGASHNNLKNIDVEIPLGKFIVVTGVSGSGKSSLIMDTLYPAMIKKLRGAKVKPGYYKKIEGLENVDNVIAIDQSPIGRTPRSNPATYTGVFDLIRDLFAATKDARMKGYNKGRFSFNVKGGRCEACNGNGYLKIEMQFLPDVYVTCDVCKGQRYNKETLSVKYKGKSIADVLNMSVEEALEFFENIPRIKNILKLLNDVGVGYIKLGQPATTLSGGEAQRIKLTSELRKKATGKTVYFLDEPTTGLHFEDVKKLIEVLHKLVEKGNTVIIIEHNLDVIKNADHIIDLGPEGGENGGFIIAQGTVEDIINANTYTGQYLKNVLKK; encoded by the coding sequence ATGGATTACATATTTGTAAAAGGCGCTAGAGAACACAATTTAAAAAATATTGATGTTAAAATACCTAAAAATAAACTTGTCGTCATTTCAGGGCTTTCTGGCTCCGGAAAATCCACTTTAGCCATGGATACAATTTATGCTGAAGGACAAAGGAGATACTTGGAATCTGTTTCTTCATATGCAAGAATGTTTTTAGGAGAATTAAAAAAGCCTGATGTTGAATATATTGAGGGATTATCTCCAGCAATAGCTATTGAACAAAAATCCGTTTCTCATAATCCTAGATCTACTGTAGGTACAGTTACTGAAATATATGATTATATGAGAGTTTTATTTGCTAGAATCGGGAAGCCGTTTTGCCCTAATTGTGATATACCTGTAGAAAAATCTTCTGTAGATGAAATAATGGAAAAAATTTATACTCAATTTGAAGAAAATTCAAGAATTTATATTTTTGCTCCAGTTGCTAAAGAAAAAAAAGGTGAATTTAAAAAAGAAATAGAACAAATGAAAAAAAATGGTTATAAAAGAGTTGAAATTGATGGTGAAATATTTGACCTAGAAGATATTACCTCTTTGAAAAAGAGTTATAGACATACTATTAATCTTTTAATAGATAGATTAAAATTAAAAAAAGAAAATTTTGAAAGATTATATGAAGCAGTTGAATTATCGTTAAGAGAATCAGATGGTTTTGTTGAAATTAGAGAAATAGATACTAATGAAAAAACAATTAAATCAATTATATATAGTGAGAAATTAGTTTGTCCAAAATGTGGATTTAGTTTCCCTGAAATTACTCCAAAATTATTTTCTTTTAATAGTCCATATGGTGCATGCGAAGAATGTCATGGTCTTGGATTCAAATATGAATTTGAACCCACATATATACTTGATCCAGATAAAAATATTTACGAAGGTGCTTCTAAATCTGGAAAAGATACTTATATGGTAAAAAATTTAGAGAAGGTTATATTACATTATAATGATGATCCAAATAAGAAAATAAAAGATCTAAAACCAGAAACTCAAAATGCATTATTATATGGTTCAAAAGATAAAATAACCTTTGAATACATTACCCCTAATGGTACATATACTTTTAAAAAACAATTTGAAGGTTTATACAATATGTATGAGCGAAGGTATAATACCGCAGAATCTGATGAGGTTAAATTACGTTATCAAAATGAATTTATGACTATGAAAACCTGTCAAAGTTGTGGTGGAAAAAGATTAAAAATCGAACCTTTAAGTGTGAAAATAAACGGATATAACATTCAAGAAATATCTGATATGCCTATAGAACAATCAAAAAAATTTTTTGAAAGCATTCAGTTATCAGATTTCGAAACCCAAATTGTTGGCGAATTATTAAACGAAATTAAAAAAAGATTGGGGTTTTTAGTTGATGTTGGTCTAGGATATATTTCTCTTTCGAGAACTGCAAACACATTATCAGGAGGCGAATCTCAAAGAGTACGTTTAGCTACACAAATAGGTTCTGGTTTAACTGGTGTTACATATGTTTTAGATGAACCTACTATAGGGCTACATCCTAGAGATAATGATAGATTAATAAAAACTTTAAAAAAATTAAAAGATTTAGGAAATACAGTTTTAATAGTTGAACACGATGAAGAAGTTATTAAGTCTTCAGATTATATTGTAGATTTAGGACCTGGTGCTGGTGTTAATGGTGGTAATGTTATATATAGTGGTTGGATAAAGAACTTACTAAAAAATCCTAAGAGTTCTTTAACTGGTCAATATATTACAGGTCAGAAAAAAATAGAAATTATTAAATATAAAACTCAAAGAAAAGAAATTAATAATTCAATAAAATTATTCGGTGCTTCTCATAATAATTTAAAAAATATTGATGTTGAAATCCCATTAGGTAAATTTATTGTCGTCACTGGTGTATCTGGGTCCGGAAAATCTTCCTTAATTATGGATACATTATATCCTGCGATGATAAAAAAATTAAGAGGTGCTAAGGTAAAGCCAGGATATTATAAAAAAATAGAAGGTTTAGAAAATGTAGATAACGTGATAGCTATAGATCAATCTCCTATAGGAAGAACTCCTAGAAGTAACCCTGCTACATATACTGGAGTCTTTGATTTAATTAGAGATTTATTTGCTGCAACCAAAGATGCAAGAATGAAAGGATACAACAAGGGAAGATTTAGTTTTAATGTTAAAGGCGGAAGATGTGAAGCTTGTAATGGAAATGGATATTTAAAAATAGAAATGCAATTTTTACCAGATGTATATGTTACTTGTGATGTTTGTAAAGGTCAAAGATATAATAAAGAAACATTAAGTGTTAAATATAAAGGAAAATCTATAGCTGATGTATTGAATATGTCTGTGGAAGAGGCTTTAGAATTTTTTGAAAATATTCCAAGAATAAAAAATATTCTTAAATTATTAAATGATGTTGGTGTTGGATATATAAAATTAGGGCAACCAGCTACCACCTTATCTGGTGGTGAAGCTCAAAGAATTAAATTAACATCTGAATTGAGAAAAAAAGCCACTGGAAAGACTGTATATTTTCTAGATGAGCCAACTACAGGATTGCATTTTGAAGATGTTAAAAAATTAATTGAGGTATTACATAAACTTGTTGAAAAAGGAAATACAGTAATCATTATTGAACATAATTTAGATGTAATAAAAAATGCTGATCATATAATAGATTTAGGACCTGAAGGAGGAGAAAACGGAGGTTTTATAATTGCACAAGGCACAGTAGAGGATATTATTAATGCAAATACTTATACAGGTCAATATTTGAAAAATGTATTAAAAAAATAA
- the glgX gene encoding glycogen debranching protein GlgX produces MNNFFYYENPSKDVILKTEKGYPKLGATVDTEGVNFALFTKNGKKVWLELYENFYDDTPSHIFELDPIKNRTGNIWHIYIHNIKHGQFYGWRVDGIYDPLNGLRFNKYKLLSDPYAKAISGSYNWDEEAVYGYDKHSELLDLSFSKIDSAISPTKSIVIDDSIYDWEDDVHPRIPFKDLIIYELNVRLFTMNPNSKVKSRGTFEGLLEKLYHLKELGVNAIELMPVFEFNPDSIIRTNPITGEKLKDVWGYNPLAFFAVTGNYSNGLKIGEQVYLFKDFVKTLHKEGFEVILDVVYNHTGEGNELGPTLSLRGIDNSVYYILSENKRYYENYSGTGNTLNCNHTVVKNLIIDSLRYWVTEMHVDGFRFDLASILGRDNKGNWIGDLSLLKDIAEDPIISGSKLIAEGWDAAGGYFLGAFPEGWAEWNGKFRDAVRKFVKGDEGLVGEIACRIAGSEDLYGNKSPFASVNFVTSHDGFTMWDLVSYNEKHNEENGENNNDGANDNYSFNYGIEGETDNDEIIKIRKRQIKNFFTILMISQGTPMIYMGDEFCRTQYGNNNAYCQDTIKNWVDWDRKEKFSDIFIFVKKLIDFRKKHHTLRREHFFTGKDYSGDGIPDITWHGVNLNNPDFSYHSKSLAFMISGIDFINQNVVPDNDIYIAMNFYDQELSFELPKERNWYRVVDTYFENPNDFLEFPQRVYTSYKVKPKSIIILISK; encoded by the coding sequence ATGAATAATTTTTTCTATTATGAAAATCCTAGTAAGGATGTAATTTTAAAAACAGAAAAGGGTTACCCAAAATTAGGAGCTACAGTTGACACCGAAGGAGTCAACTTTGCTCTTTTTACAAAAAATGGAAAAAAAGTTTGGCTTGAATTATATGAAAATTTTTATGATGATACCCCTTCTCATATATTTGAATTGGATCCAATAAAAAACAGAACTGGTAATATTTGGCATATATATATTCATAATATTAAACATGGGCAATTCTATGGTTGGAGAGTAGATGGAATTTATGACCCTTTAAACGGACTTAGATTTAACAAATACAAGCTTCTTTCTGATCCTTATGCTAAAGCTATATCAGGTTCATATAATTGGGACGAAGAAGCTGTATACGGTTATGACAAACACTCTGAATTATTAGACTTATCTTTTTCTAAAATAGATTCTGCAATAAGTCCTACAAAATCTATTGTAATTGATGACTCTATATATGATTGGGAAGATGATGTACATCCAAGAATACCTTTTAAAGATTTAATTATATATGAATTAAATGTTAGATTATTTACTATGAATCCAAATTCTAAAGTAAAATCAAGAGGAACTTTTGAGGGATTATTAGAAAAATTATATCATTTGAAAGAATTAGGTGTTAACGCAATTGAATTAATGCCTGTTTTTGAGTTTAACCCAGATTCTATTATACGCACTAATCCTATTACAGGAGAAAAATTAAAGGATGTTTGGGGATATAACCCTCTTGCTTTTTTTGCTGTAACAGGAAATTATTCAAATGGATTAAAAATTGGAGAACAAGTATATTTATTTAAAGATTTTGTAAAAACATTACATAAAGAAGGGTTTGAAGTCATATTAGATGTTGTATACAATCATACTGGTGAAGGAAACGAATTAGGGCCAACATTATCTCTTAGAGGTATTGATAATTCAGTTTATTATATATTAAGTGAAAACAAAAGATATTATGAAAATTATTCTGGAACAGGCAATACTTTAAATTGCAATCATACCGTTGTTAAAAATCTTATAATTGATAGTTTGAGATATTGGGTTACTGAAATGCATGTAGATGGATTTAGATTCGATTTGGCTTCAATCTTAGGAAGAGATAATAAAGGAAACTGGATAGGTGACTTGTCATTATTAAAAGATATTGCTGAAGACCCTATTATTTCAGGTTCAAAATTAATAGCAGAAGGTTGGGATGCTGCTGGTGGGTATTTTCTAGGAGCATTTCCTGAAGGATGGGCTGAGTGGAATGGGAAATTTAGAGATGCCGTTAGAAAATTTGTTAAAGGTGATGAAGGATTAGTCGGAGAAATTGCTTGTAGGATAGCTGGAAGCGAGGATTTATATGGTAACAAATCTCCTTTTGCTAGTGTTAATTTTGTTACTTCGCATGACGGTTTTACTATGTGGGACTTAGTCTCATATAATGAGAAACACAATGAAGAAAATGGGGAAAATAATAATGATGGAGCTAATGATAATTATAGTTTCAATTATGGCATAGAAGGCGAAACTGATAATGATGAAATTATCAAAATTAGAAAAAGACAAATAAAGAACTTTTTTACAATATTGATGATTTCTCAAGGAACACCTATGATATATATGGGGGACGAATTTTGTAGAACTCAATATGGCAATAATAATGCATATTGTCAAGATACCATTAAAAATTGGGTAGATTGGGATAGAAAAGAAAAATTTTCAGATATATTTATATTTGTTAAAAAATTAATAGATTTTAGAAAAAAACATCATACTTTAAGAAGAGAACATTTTTTTACAGGAAAAGATTACAGTGGTGATGGAATACCGGATATTACATGGCATGGTGTGAATTTAAATAATCCTGATTTTTCTTATCATTCTAAATCTTTAGCATTTATGATTAGCGGAATTGATTTTATAAACCAAAATGTTGTTCCAGATAATGATATTTATATTGCTATGAATTTTTATGATCAAGAATTATCTTTTGAATTACCTAAAGAAAGAAATTGGTATAGAGTTGTTGATACTTATTTTGAAAATCCAAATGATTTTTTAGAATTCCCACAAAGAGTTTATACTAGTTATAAGGTAAAACCAAAAAGTATAATTATATTAATATCAAAATGA
- the fliP gene encoding flagellar type III secretion system pore protein FliP (The bacterial flagellar biogenesis protein FliP forms a type III secretion system (T3SS)-type pore required for flagellar assembly.) encodes MKFNKIIFLILISLFLFSSVSAQEPVPIPEISINIGGDIPSPDTLIPTLEILLLITILSLAPSFIMMFTSFMRIVIVLSFLRTALGSRQAPPNQVLIGISLILTFLIMSPIFNDIYQNAIIPYTEEKISYTQLFENSWNPIKKFMLGEIIAHKNQDNIFMLASSVKREINNINDTPPEILIPAFALSELEISFKMGVLIYIPFIIVDMVVASILLSMGMMMIPPVMISMPFKLLLIILVNGWDLLIGGLIRSFQISGGL; translated from the coding sequence ATGAAATTCAATAAAATAATATTTCTAATTCTTATATCTTTATTTTTATTTTCATCAGTTTCTGCTCAAGAACCTGTTCCCATACCAGAAATTTCTATTAATATAGGTGGAGATATACCGAGTCCTGATACTTTAATACCAACACTAGAAATATTATTATTAATAACAATTCTATCATTAGCACCATCTTTTATTATGATGTTTACCTCTTTTATGAGAATTGTTATTGTTCTATCATTTTTAAGAACTGCATTAGGAAGTCGTCAGGCCCCTCCAAACCAAGTTTTAATAGGTATATCTTTAATTTTAACTTTTTTAATTATGTCTCCAATATTTAATGATATTTATCAAAATGCTATAATACCTTATACTGAAGAAAAAATTTCTTATACACAATTATTTGAAAATAGTTGGAATCCTATAAAAAAGTTTATGCTCGGCGAAATAATTGCTCATAAAAATCAAGATAATATTTTTATGCTAGCTTCAAGTGTAAAACGCGAAATCAATAATATAAACGATACACCTCCAGAAATTTTAATACCCGCTTTTGCATTAAGTGAGTTGGAAATTTCGTTTAAAATGGGTGTATTAATATATATACCTTTTATCATTGTTGATATGGTAGTTGCAAGTATTTTGTTATCTATGGGTATGATGATGATACCACCTGTAATGATTTCAATGCCATTTAAATTATTACTAATTATATTAGTAAATGGATGGGATTTATTAATTGGTGGATTAATTAGGAGTTTTCAAATTTCAGGAGGTCTGTAA
- the fliQ gene encoding flagellar biosynthesis protein FliQ, whose translation MTLELFIDVFRDGISVFLTIITPILLVSLGVGLIISIFQTITSINEQTLTFAPKIIITFLIVGILFGWIAQQLIDYTFQILTTFFEMI comes from the coding sequence ATGACTTTAGAATTATTTATAGATGTTTTTAGAGATGGAATTTCTGTATTTTTAACAATCATTACTCCTATCCTTCTAGTAAGCCTCGGAGTAGGATTGATAATAAGTATTTTTCAAACAATAACATCAATAAATGAACAAACATTAACTTTTGCTCCAAAAATTATTATTACATTTTTAATTGTTGGTATATTGTTTGGATGGATAGCTCAACAACTTATTGACTATACTTTTCAAATATTAACTACTTTTTTTGAGATGATATAG
- the rd gene encoding rubredoxin gives MKKYVCTVCGYIYDPAEGDPTSGIPAGTSFEDLPEDWVCPMCGVGKDMFEVQE, from the coding sequence ATGAAAAAATATGTATGTACAGTATGTGGGTATATTTATGATCCAGCAGAAGGGGATCCTACATCAGGTATTCCAGCAGGCACAAGTTTTGAAGATTTACCTGAAGATTGGGTATGTCCAATGTGCGGAGTTGGAAAAGATATGTTTGAAGTACAAGAATAA
- a CDS encoding DUF3783 domain-containing protein codes for MFDEIKDTPVIILNGFDSEQINKLMKAVKSIDGLPRIIFATTTKTNVEWKIGDLIKELKQEDAEVKKALREALQKKE; via the coding sequence ATGTTTGATGAAATAAAAGATACACCTGTTATTATTTTAAATGGTTTTGATAGTGAGCAAATAAATAAATTAATGAAAGCTGTAAAAAGTATCGATGGCTTACCACGAATTATTTTTGCTACTACTACTAAAACAAATGTAGAATGGAAAATAGGTGATTTAATAAAAGAATTAAAACAAGAAGATGCGGAGGTTAAAAAAGCTTTAAGAGAAGCTTTACAAAAAAAAGAGTGA
- a CDS encoding chemotaxis protein CheA, whose protein sequence is MEEMDIYLNVFIEEANENLQRLNEELLELENNPDDLEKVNEIFRVMHTFKGMAGTMGFDKIAKLSHKMENILDRIRKGETHVDSNLVDLLFKTLDALTESIADISNGGKGDISSLDQLISVLENTKKEQTEIESKESTKVEEKQDSSDKLSHLDDITRESLKNLYNAAKEKNMNFYLITIKFDKNVQLKAARAFMVLHKINDLGGEVVYTNPSSQEIEDEKFDLEFDLGVIISVTAEKLRESILGISEIESVAINEFENIDFEKPVNTAPSSKEENKIAGSEKQENSNTHKKIQLQSVRVDIEKLDQLMNLMAELVISRSRITETLRKYEIKDVDESLANLSRITLDLQNIVMKIRMIPIAFVFNRFPRVVRDTAKKLNKEVNLIIEGEDTELDRTVVDEIGDPLIHLIRNSIDHGIEPVEDRIKKGKPKIGTIKLSAWHEGDGVVISVEDDGKGLDRDIIANKAIEKGLVDPSMVSSMSDEEVFSFIFLPGFSTKKQATDLSGRGVGMDVVKTVVESLNGTVSISSKKDIGTKIIIRLPLTLSIIQVLLVTVDNYVYAIPLANIDTTQKITDGDIQIVQGNEVFVLRGEVIPLIRLRELFNMPKNENENSEKVVIVKTANKKIGVVVDSLLGQDDIVIKSLGKYLNSVKEFSGGSILGDGRIALILDVTYLNELG, encoded by the coding sequence ATGGAAGAAATGGATATTTATTTGAATGTTTTTATAGAAGAAGCAAATGAAAATTTGCAACGTTTAAATGAGGAATTATTGGAATTAGAAAATAACCCAGATGATTTGGAAAAAGTTAATGAAATTTTTAGAGTAATGCATACTTTCAAAGGAATGGCTGGAACAATGGGGTTTGATAAAATTGCTAAATTATCTCATAAAATGGAAAATATTTTGGATAGAATTAGAAAAGGAGAAACCCATGTTGATTCTAATTTAGTCGACTTACTTTTTAAAACATTAGATGCATTAACAGAAAGTATTGCAGATATTTCAAACGGAGGAAAAGGAGATATTTCTTCATTGGATCAATTAATATCTGTTTTAGAAAATACAAAAAAGGAACAAACAGAAATAGAAAGTAAAGAAAGTACTAAAGTTGAAGAAAAACAAGATTCTTCTGACAAATTATCTCATCTAGATGATATTACTAGAGAATCTTTAAAAAACTTATATAATGCTGCTAAAGAAAAAAATATGAATTTTTACTTAATAACAATAAAATTTGATAAAAATGTTCAATTAAAAGCTGCTAGAGCTTTTATGGTTCTTCATAAAATAAATGATCTAGGAGGCGAAGTTGTTTATACCAATCCTTCATCCCAAGAAATAGAAGATGAAAAATTTGATTTAGAATTTGATCTTGGTGTAATAATAAGTGTTACTGCTGAAAAATTAAGAGAATCTATATTAGGTATATCTGAAATAGAAAGTGTTGCCATAAATGAATTTGAGAATATAGATTTCGAAAAACCCGTAAATACCGCACCTTCTTCTAAAGAAGAAAATAAAATTGCTGGTAGCGAGAAACAAGAAAATTCAAATACTCATAAAAAAATACAACTTCAATCTGTTAGAGTTGATATTGAAAAATTAGATCAATTGATGAATTTAATGGCAGAATTAGTTATATCAAGAAGTAGAATAACAGAAACTTTAAGAAAATATGAAATAAAAGATGTTGATGAAAGTTTAGCTAATTTGAGTAGAATCACTTTGGATTTACAAAATATTGTTATGAAAATAAGAATGATACCTATCGCTTTTGTTTTTAATAGATTCCCTAGAGTAGTTAGAGATACTGCTAAAAAATTAAATAAAGAAGTTAATTTGATTATTGAAGGGGAAGATACTGAATTAGATAGAACTGTTGTTGATGAAATAGGTGATCCATTAATTCATTTAATAAGGAATTCAATTGATCATGGAATTGAACCAGTTGAAGACAGAATAAAAAAAGGAAAACCAAAAATAGGTACTATAAAATTATCAGCTTGGCATGAGGGTGACGGTGTAGTTATTAGTGTTGAAGATGACGGAAAAGGTCTAGATAGAGATATAATTGCTAATAAAGCTATTGAAAAAGGATTAGTAGATCCTTCAATGGTTTCATCAATGAGTGATGAAGAAGTCTTTTCATTTATATTCTTACCAGGATTTTCAACAAAAAAACAGGCTACCGATTTATCTGGTAGAGGAGTTGGAATGGATGTAGTAAAGACTGTCGTTGAATCTTTAAATGGTACAGTTTCAATATCTTCTAAAAAAGATATTGGTACTAAAATTATAATAAGATTACCATTAACCCTTTCTATTATACAAGTTCTTTTAGTAACTGTTGATAACTATGTTTATGCAATACCATTAGCTAACATAGACACAACTCAAAAAATAACTGATGGAGATATACAAATTGTTCAAGGAAATGAAGTATTTGTTTTAAGGGGCGAAGTAATTCCATTAATTAGACTTAGAGAATTATTCAATATGCCTAAAAATGAAAATGAAAATTCGGAGAAAGTTGTTATTGTAAAAACTGCTAATAAGAAAATAGGTGTTGTCGTTGATAGTCTTTTAGGTCAAGATGATATTGTTATTAAATCATTAGGGAAATATTTGAACAGTGTTAAAGAATTCAGTGGCGGATCCATTTTGGGTGATGGAAGAATTGCTTTAATCTTAGATGTTACATATTTAAATGAATTAGGATGA
- a CDS encoding response regulator yields the protein MAIKVLIVDDAAFMRMLLKDIVTKAGMEVVGEAANGQEAVMKYQELKPDIVTMDITMPVMDGIQAIKEIKKTDPGAKVIVCSAMGQQAMVIEAIQAGAKDFIVKPFQANRVIEAIQKVSRG from the coding sequence ATGGCGATTAAGGTTTTAATAGTTGATGATGCTGCTTTTATGAGAATGTTATTAAAAGATATTGTTACAAAAGCTGGTATGGAAGTTGTTGGTGAGGCTGCAAATGGGCAAGAAGCTGTGATGAAATATCAAGAATTAAAACCAGATATTGTTACTATGGATATTACAATGCCTGTTATGGATGGAATTCAAGCTATAAAAGAAATTAAAAAAACTGATCCTGGAGCAAAGGTTATAGTATGTAGTGCTATGGGACAACAAGCTATGGTTATTGAAGCTATACAAGCTGGAGCTAAAGATTTTATTGTTAAACCATTCCAAGCAAATAGAGTTATAGAAGCAATACAAAAGGTATCTAGGGGGTGA
- a CDS encoding chemotaxis protein CheW — MQKEIISFEISKQEFGIDVDFVEMVIEKEEITPIPNTKDFIEGVVNLRGRIVPVFNLVKILSLDFSEEIVFDSIVILKIDKEEVGILVNRVNNVISFDDEQLDILPSKNGKFIGISNGILKINNRLIVYLNLEKLFETIEI; from the coding sequence ATGCAAAAAGAAATTATTTCATTTGAAATCTCAAAACAAGAGTTTGGTATTGATGTTGATTTTGTTGAAATGGTTATTGAAAAAGAAGAAATAACTCCTATTCCAAATACAAAAGATTTTATTGAGGGTGTTGTAAATTTAAGAGGTAGAATCGTTCCTGTATTTAATTTAGTTAAAATTTTAAGTTTGGATTTTTCGGAAGAAATAGTATTTGATAGTATAGTTATTTTAAAAATTGATAAAGAAGAAGTAGGAATTTTAGTAAATAGGGTAAATAATGTTATTTCATTTGACGATGAACAATTAGATATTCTTCCTTCCAAGAACGGTAAATTTATTGGAATCTCAAATGGTATTTTAAAAATAAATAACAGACTTATTGTTTATTTAAATTTAGAGAAATTATTTGAAACAATAGAAATATAA